Genomic DNA from Candidatus Melainabacteria bacterium:
TTATAAAAAGTGTGCTCGTATAGTTGGAGAAGTTCTTGGTAAATATCACCCTCATGGTGATACAGCGGTTTACGAAGCATTAGTTAGACTCGCACAACCTTTTAGTTCAAGATATCCATTAATTGATGGCCATGGAAATTTTGGCTCTTTAGATGATGGACCAGCGGCCATGAGATATACAGAAGCAAGGTTAACTGGTTTGTCAATTGAAATTCTTTCTGATATCGATTTTGAAACAGTTGACTTTGTTGATAACTTTGATGGCAGCTTAAAAGAACCAGTAATCCTTCCTTCAAAAGTACCTACTTTGTTGCTAAATGGATCCAGTGGAATTGCAGTTGGAATGGCTACAAATATTCCTCCTCATAATTTAGGAGAAGTTATAGATGGCGTTATTGCATTAATTGATAATTCTGATATAAACACTGAAGGCTTAATGCAATATATTAAAGGACCTGATTTCCCTTCTGGTGGACAGATAATGGGTGTCTCAGGAATTAAAGAAGCATATGAAACTGGTAGAGGATCAATTGCTGTTCGTGGTCATGTTTCTATAGAAGAAGTACCAAGTAGCTCTGGAAGAGGCATGGTAACAGGGATTGTGGTTACTGAGCTGCCGTATTTAGTTGGCCCTGAGGTGCTTATAAATAAAATAGCTGATCTTGTAAAAGATGAAAAAATAACAGGGATTGCTGATTTAAATGATGAGTCTGGAAGAGACGGACTTCGAGTAGTTGTAAAGCTTAAAAGAGATGCAAAACCTGATGTTGTTTTAAATAATTTATATAAGCATACTCAAATTCAGGAAACGTTCTCAGTTAATACTTTAGCCTTAATAGGTAAGCAACCAAAAACTTTAAGTTTAAAAGAATTATTAAACGAGTTTGTTGAGCATCGTGTTGAAGTTATAACTAGAAAATGTAAGTTTGAATTAGGAAAAGCAGAAGCAAGAGTACATATTTTAGAAGGACTTTTAATTGCTCTTGAAAATATAGATGCAATCATAAAACTAGTTAGAGGTGCAGAAGATACAGATAAAGCAAAAGAAGCTTTAATTAAAAAGTTTAGTTTAGATGACTTGCAAGCAAGTGCTATTCTTGAAATGCAATTAAGAAGACTAACTGGATTAGAAAGAGAAAAAATTGAAAAAGAAAATAAAGAACTTAACAAAAGAATTAAAGAGTTAAAGAAAATTCTTTCTCAAAGACAATTAATTTTAGATATAGCTAAACAAGAATTAACAGAAATAAAGAAAAAATATGCTAATCCAAGACGTACAAAAATTGTAGCTGCTGCAGAGGAATTTAAAGAAGAAGATTTAATTCCAAATGAAAGAATGGTTGTTTTTCTTACTGAGAGAGGTTATA
This window encodes:
- the gyrA gene encoding DNA gyrase subunit A; protein product: MAKAKDTPQPNVGKLVEVDIKDEMRRSFIDYAMSVIVSRALPDARDGLKPVHRRILFAMNELGLTPDKPYKKCARIVGEVLGKYHPHGDTAVYEALVRLAQPFSSRYPLIDGHGNFGSLDDGPAAMRYTEARLTGLSIEILSDIDFETVDFVDNFDGSLKEPVILPSKVPTLLLNGSSGIAVGMATNIPPHNLGEVIDGVIALIDNSDINTEGLMQYIKGPDFPSGGQIMGVSGIKEAYETGRGSIAVRGHVSIEEVPSSSGRGMVTGIVVTELPYLVGPEVLINKIADLVKDEKITGIADLNDESGRDGLRVVVKLKRDAKPDVVLNNLYKHTQIQETFSVNTLALIGKQPKTLSLKELLNEFVEHRVEVITRKCKFELGKAEARVHILEGLLIALENIDAIIKLVRGAEDTDKAKEALIKKFSLDDLQASAILEMQLRRLTGLEREKIEKENKELNKRIKELKKILSQRQLILDIAKQELTEIKKKYANPRRTKIVAAAEEFKEEDLIPNERMVVFLTERGYIKRIPLTKFERQNRATRGKGGIKTREEDAVEHFLIANMHDTLLFFTQGGSVFSSKVYDVVEGSMQHKGQAMYNLISISQEDKVTAIYAPSEFKQDNYFVMLTKQGIVKKISMDNFESVRRSGIVAMNLDEGDQLGWVRRSYGKDHIIIGTYDGMVLRFNEEDLRPLGRTARGVRAINLREGDYVVGFDTFAADSKDQVLLVTTDGFGKRVELEEFRTQNRAGVGLIGTKFKSESSHLASLDVVKETDEVIIASAHGVVLRAKVSDISCQSRMATGVRLQKLDEEDYVASVTKHTEEESKVSEDTEPVETK